A single Curtobacterium sp. MCJR17_020 DNA region contains:
- a CDS encoding alpha-E domain-containing protein, whose product MLSRLAGNVFHVGSAVERTDVVARLLDVYVARREPGTVEDDRAVAAELRSVVGAAGPANDADRSATIDALALDRHEPASIAAAVAVARDHARRAREVVSSELWDCLDVTRSRMPRKIAAGRAHEFLGWARERSALAIGVVEGDASRDEVWEFFTLGRSLTRVASTARLLASGLLEPDSVTSWTAALRACGAGEAFLRGRDHHPVPDDAAAFLLLDEHSPRSLRFTVRRAAECLADVAPSCVAEEVEAFSAARDRLEAVPADAALGVVGDAGDRLAAAADRVTAALDERVFAVTEPAH is encoded by the coding sequence GTGCTGAGCCGCCTCGCGGGGAACGTCTTCCACGTGGGGAGCGCGGTCGAGCGCACCGACGTGGTCGCACGCCTGCTCGACGTCTACGTCGCCCGACGCGAACCCGGCACGGTCGAGGACGACCGGGCCGTCGCCGCGGAGCTCCGTTCGGTGGTGGGGGCCGCCGGACCGGCGAACGACGCCGACCGGTCCGCGACGATCGACGCCCTGGCACTGGACCGCCACGAGCCAGCGTCCATCGCCGCCGCGGTCGCCGTCGCGCGGGACCACGCCCGTCGGGCCCGCGAGGTCGTCTCGAGCGAGCTCTGGGACTGCCTCGACGTCACCCGGTCGCGCATGCCGCGCAAGATCGCCGCGGGCCGCGCACACGAGTTCCTCGGCTGGGCTCGGGAACGCAGTGCTCTCGCGATCGGCGTGGTCGAGGGGGACGCCAGCCGCGACGAGGTCTGGGAGTTCTTCACGCTGGGCCGCTCCCTGACCCGTGTCGCCTCGACCGCCCGGCTGCTCGCCTCGGGGCTGCTCGAACCGGACTCGGTCACCTCGTGGACGGCGGCGCTCCGGGCCTGCGGTGCGGGCGAGGCGTTCCTGCGTGGCCGGGACCACCATCCGGTGCCGGACGACGCCGCGGCGTTCCTGCTCTTGGACGAGCACAGTCCTCGGTCCCTGCGTTTCACCGTCCGACGGGCCGCCGAGTGCCTGGCCGACGTGGCACCGTCCTGCGTCGCGGAGGAGGTCGAGGCGTTCTCCGCCGCCCGCGACCGGCTCGAGGCCGTCCCGGCCGACGCGGCCCTCGGTGTCGTCGGCGATGCTGGCGACCGGCTCGCGGCCGCCGCGGACCGGGTCACCGCGGCGCTCGACGAGCGCGTCTTCGCGGTGACCGAACCCGCGCACTGA
- a CDS encoding GNAT family N-acetyltransferase: MAAPEVRNDTDEQQYSLVEDGEVIGLAAYEIDGDEIRFVHTEVDPEHRGGGHASLLVQHALDDVRANSSRRVVAQCSYVHAWIERHPDYQELTTR, from the coding sequence ATGGCAGCACCCGAGGTCCGCAACGACACCGACGAGCAGCAGTACTCCCTGGTCGAGGACGGCGAGGTCATCGGCCTCGCTGCGTACGAGATCGACGGCGACGAGATCCGCTTCGTGCACACCGAAGTCGATCCCGAGCACCGCGGTGGTGGGCACGCGTCGCTCCTCGTGCAGCACGCGCTCGACGACGTGCGCGCGAACTCGTCACGACGGGTCGTCGCGCAGTGCAGCTACGTGCACGCGTGGATCGAGCGGCACCCGGACTACCAGGAACTCACGACGCGCTGA
- a CDS encoding MDR family MFS transporter, protein MTQTATAPAAPSTASNVVMNHRQILLVIYGLMAGMFLGALDQTIVGTAIRTIGDDLHGLDQQAWVTTGYLIASTVTTPIYGKLSDIFGRRPLFITAIGIFIVGSFLASFSTSMLMLAGFRALQGLGAGGLMSLPLAIMGDMLAPRERAKYQGYFLAVFGISSVIGPLVGGVFAGASELLFISGWRWVFLINVPIGVIALFMVLTFLHLPKFGDRGKPRIDWWGATLVIVTLVPLLLIAEQGREWGWSSPGAFACYGIGAAGLIAFIIVERAMGSDAILPMKLFGSRVFSMSAILSVLVGFGMFGAMLTIPLYLQIVKGVTPTESGFAMLPMVLGLMISSIASGQIISRTGNYQVFPITGTAFTAIGFTVLTFLTADRPLWFLMLGMFGIGLGLGQLMQTLTLAAQNSVSPRDIGVATSAATFFRQIGGTMGTAVLLSVLFTLMPTNITAAMQNETDLKSALNAALTPSVANASENKGVMDQIWTKIVDPVQKNVQDGLNDGAVQAKEAADAAVTKQVTAAVQQQVAAGKLPAAAADTVIAQQVDDAKPAAEQQALETAAAKANATVVDGTLQVDYSDKAQRENVVDEVAPTLIKQLKSGDSSASSSGSAATSDTSFLNGADKRLTRPFLVGFSDSAVRVYYVGLAVILLAFVLTWFFRVPPLRKTSALQEQADAARTADADAAAAGAGAGSGAGDGSGSAAIASSDSVPTSPDVPARPRSARAAGSSDVSVLPDDVLPDDVLSNDVATDDTRAPLPDATTHGAHSAAAPVDEPPTTTGAIRTRAAHAAPVVDAGAPATGADAAEASRASRLDDADEAHPHGRHSAE, encoded by the coding sequence ATGACCCAGACGGCGACCGCACCCGCGGCCCCCTCCACGGCGTCCAACGTCGTGATGAACCACCGACAGATCCTGTTGGTGATCTACGGCCTGATGGCCGGGATGTTCCTCGGAGCCCTCGACCAGACGATCGTCGGCACCGCGATCCGCACCATCGGTGACGACCTGCACGGCCTCGACCAGCAGGCCTGGGTCACCACCGGGTACCTGATCGCCTCGACCGTGACGACGCCGATCTACGGCAAGCTCTCCGACATCTTCGGTCGGCGGCCGCTGTTCATCACCGCGATCGGCATCTTCATCGTCGGGTCGTTCCTCGCGTCGTTCTCGACCTCGATGCTCATGCTCGCCGGGTTCCGTGCGCTGCAGGGCCTCGGTGCCGGTGGCCTGATGTCCCTGCCGCTGGCGATCATGGGCGACATGCTCGCCCCCCGCGAGCGGGCGAAGTACCAGGGCTACTTCCTGGCGGTCTTCGGCATCTCGTCCGTGATCGGTCCGCTCGTCGGTGGCGTCTTCGCCGGCGCGAGCGAGCTGCTGTTCATCTCCGGTTGGCGCTGGGTGTTCCTGATCAACGTGCCGATCGGCGTCATCGCGCTGTTCATGGTGCTGACGTTCCTGCACCTGCCGAAGTTCGGCGACCGCGGCAAGCCCCGCATCGACTGGTGGGGCGCGACGCTCGTCATCGTCACCCTCGTGCCGTTACTGCTGATCGCCGAACAGGGCCGCGAGTGGGGCTGGAGCTCCCCCGGCGCCTTCGCCTGCTACGGCATCGGTGCAGCCGGCCTGATCGCGTTCATCATCGTCGAACGGGCGATGGGCAGCGACGCGATCCTGCCGATGAAGCTGTTCGGCTCGCGGGTGTTCTCGATGTCCGCGATCCTGTCCGTGCTCGTCGGCTTCGGCATGTTCGGCGCGATGCTGACCATCCCGCTGTACCTGCAGATCGTGAAGGGCGTCACCCCGACCGAGTCCGGGTTCGCGATGCTCCCGATGGTGCTCGGTCTGATGATCTCGTCGATCGCCTCGGGCCAGATCATCTCGCGGACCGGCAACTACCAGGTCTTCCCGATCACGGGCACGGCGTTCACGGCCATCGGCTTCACGGTCCTGACGTTCCTGACCGCCGACCGCCCCCTCTGGTTCCTGATGCTCGGCATGTTCGGCATCGGCCTCGGGCTCGGGCAGCTCATGCAGACGCTGACCCTCGCGGCGCAGAACTCGGTGTCCCCGCGTGACATCGGCGTCGCCACCAGCGCCGCGACGTTCTTCCGGCAGATCGGCGGCACCATGGGCACCGCCGTGCTGCTGTCCGTCCTGTTCACCCTGATGCCGACGAACATCACCGCGGCGATGCAGAACGAGACCGACCTGAAGAGCGCCCTCAACGCCGCGCTCACCCCCTCGGTCGCGAACGCGTCCGAGAACAAGGGCGTGATGGACCAGATCTGGACGAAGATCGTCGATCCCGTGCAGAAGAACGTGCAGGACGGCCTGAACGACGGCGCCGTGCAGGCGAAGGAAGCCGCCGACGCCGCCGTCACGAAGCAGGTCACGGCCGCCGTGCAGCAGCAGGTCGCGGCCGGCAAGCTCCCCGCCGCCGCAGCCGACACCGTCATCGCCCAGCAGGTCGACGACGCCAAGCCGGCCGCCGAGCAGCAGGCCCTCGAGACGGCTGCGGCCAAGGCGAACGCGACCGTCGTCGACGGCACGCTGCAGGTCGACTACTCGGACAAGGCACAGCGCGAGAACGTCGTCGACGAGGTCGCCCCGACGCTCATCAAGCAGCTGAAGAGCGGCGATTCGAGTGCGAGCTCGTCCGGTTCCGCGGCGACGAGCGACACCTCGTTCCTGAACGGGGCGGACAAGCGACTCACCCGTCCGTTCCTGGTCGGCTTCAGCGACTCGGCCGTCCGCGTGTACTACGTCGGCCTCGCGGTGATCCTGCTCGCGTTCGTGCTGACCTGGTTCTTCCGGGTGCCGCCGCTGCGCAAGACGTCCGCACTGCAGGAGCAGGCGGACGCCGCACGGACCGCTGACGCTGACGCTGCGGCAGCCGGTGCGGGTGCCGGTTCGGGTGCCGGCGACGGATCGGGTTCGGCGGCGATCGCGTCGTCGGACTCGGTGCCGACCTCGCCCGACGTGCCCGCCCGGCCCCGGTCAGCACGCGCTGCCGGATCGTCAGACGTGTCGGTGCTGCCCGACGACGTGCTGCCCGACGACGTGCTGTCGAACGACGTCGCCACGGATGACACCCGTGCTCCGCTGCCCGACGCCACGACGCACGGCGCCCACTCGGCGGCAGCGCCGGTCGACGAGCCCCCGACGACGACCGGTGCGATCCGGACCAGGGCCGCACACGCTGCCCCGGTGGTGGACGCCGGCGCCCCTGCGACCGGGGCCGACGCTGCGGAGGCGAGTCGGGCCTCCCGGCTGGACGACGCGGACGAGGCGCACCCGCACGGGCGGCACTCGGCCGAGTAG
- a CDS encoding alpha/beta hydrolase — translation MPIFSAARGDASFTDAHGVEIVYSTWRAARPKGIVQIAHGVGEHGLRYEPLAQDLVRAGYTVHANDHRGHGRTGLGQWDGDHAKLGRLGPGGLRAAIAAVEQMGEVARADTPGVPLVLLGHSWGSLMAQRIVNSSSESWDGVVLSATAYRLPGWMNSGDLNARHAGSGPTKFEWLTRDRKIIDAMSVDPLAVEADVIGLFGLPDTLRLLGVPRRGIQHDLPMLLQVGSDDALGGPRSVERLAQAYRRRGGLSDVTVQVYEGARHEVYNETNRDEVVADLVAWLDRVTARR, via the coding sequence GTGCCCATCTTCTCCGCAGCGCGAGGCGACGCCTCGTTCACCGACGCCCACGGCGTCGAGATCGTCTACTCGACCTGGCGAGCCGCACGCCCCAAGGGCATCGTGCAGATCGCGCACGGCGTCGGCGAGCACGGGTTGCGGTACGAGCCGTTGGCACAGGACCTCGTCCGCGCCGGGTACACCGTGCACGCGAACGACCACCGCGGGCACGGGCGCACCGGCCTCGGCCAGTGGGACGGCGACCACGCCAAGCTCGGTCGGCTCGGCCCCGGCGGACTGCGCGCCGCGATCGCCGCAGTCGAGCAGATGGGGGAGGTCGCCCGTGCGGACACCCCCGGCGTGCCCCTGGTGCTGCTCGGGCACTCATGGGGCTCGCTCATGGCGCAGCGGATCGTGAACAGCTCGTCGGAGTCGTGGGACGGGGTCGTGCTCTCCGCCACCGCCTACCGGCTGCCCGGCTGGATGAACAGCGGCGACCTCAACGCCCGGCACGCGGGCTCCGGTCCGACCAAGTTCGAGTGGCTCACCCGCGACCGGAAGATCATCGACGCGATGTCCGTCGACCCGCTCGCCGTCGAGGCCGACGTCATCGGCCTGTTCGGCCTGCCCGACACACTCCGGCTGCTCGGGGTCCCGCGGCGGGGGATCCAGCACGACCTGCCCATGCTGCTGCAGGTCGGGTCCGACGACGCCCTCGGTGGGCCGCGGTCGGTCGAGCGGCTGGCGCAGGCCTACCGGCGGCGCGGAGGACTGTCCGACGTCACGGTGCAGGTCTACGAGGGCGCGCGGCACGAGGTCTACAACGAGACGAACCGCGACGAGGTCGTGGCCGACCTGGTCGCATGGCTGGACCGGGTGACGGCGCGTCGTTGA
- a CDS encoding site-specific DNA-methyltransferase, with protein sequence MVLGDALDVTPALADGTFTLVYLDPPFNTGRYQRRHASSAVPSADGPVMGFHGRTYERVRGDLMRFDDRFEDYWTFLEPRLIEAWRLLTTDGTLYLHLDYRESHYAKVLLDALFGRESFLNEIVWAYDYGAKSKSRWPTKHDTILVYVKDPSQYWFDSSAVDREPYMAPGLVTPEKRERGKLPTDVWWHTIVSPTGKEKTGYPTQKPEGVLRRIVQASSREGDWVLDFFAGSGTTGAVASALGRRYVLVDDNPAAVEVMRKRLPAASFEVAGAGPDGRADEVPAG encoded by the coding sequence GTGGTCCTCGGCGACGCCCTCGACGTGACCCCGGCGCTCGCCGACGGCACGTTCACCCTCGTGTACCTCGACCCGCCGTTCAACACGGGGCGGTACCAGCGGCGGCATGCTTCGTCTGCGGTGCCGAGCGCCGACGGGCCGGTGATGGGGTTCCACGGACGGACCTACGAGCGGGTCCGCGGTGACCTGATGCGGTTCGACGACCGGTTCGAGGACTACTGGACGTTCCTCGAGCCCCGGCTGATCGAGGCCTGGCGACTCCTCACCACCGACGGCACCCTGTACCTGCACCTCGACTACCGCGAGTCGCACTACGCCAAGGTCCTGCTCGACGCGCTGTTCGGCCGCGAGTCGTTCCTCAACGAGATCGTCTGGGCCTACGACTACGGCGCCAAGTCCAAGTCGCGGTGGCCGACCAAGCACGACACGATCCTGGTCTACGTGAAGGACCCGTCGCAGTACTGGTTCGACTCGTCGGCGGTCGACCGCGAGCCGTACATGGCGCCGGGGCTCGTCACACCGGAGAAGCGCGAGCGCGGCAAGCTCCCCACCGACGTCTGGTGGCACACGATCGTGTCGCCGACCGGCAAGGAGAAGACCGGCTACCCGACGCAGAAGCCCGAGGGCGTGCTGCGGCGGATCGTGCAGGCGTCGTCACGCGAGGGCGACTGGGTGCTCGACTTCTTCGCCGGCAGCGGGACGACCGGCGCGGTGGCCTCGGCGCTCGGTCGGCGGTACGTACTGGTGGACGACAACCCGGCCGCGGTCGAGGTCATGCGGAAGCGGTTGCCGGCGGCCTCGTTCGAGGTGGCGGGTGCGGGGCCGGATGGTCGCGCGGACGAGGTGCCCGCGGGCTGA
- a CDS encoding MarR family transcriptional regulator → MTDATDLRIAVNRLSRTLRAQKADTTVTDAQFAALARLHRDGAMTLADLSRQDGVTPPSMTKTIAVLVERGLVSKGGHDDDRRKVVLCATPAGAAFVEETRRRRDGWLTPRLAALTPVERATLADATEIMRRLAQQ, encoded by the coding sequence GTGACCGACGCCACCGACCTCCGCATCGCCGTGAACCGGCTGTCCCGGACGCTCCGCGCGCAGAAGGCCGACACGACCGTCACCGACGCCCAGTTCGCGGCGCTCGCCCGGCTCCACCGCGACGGCGCGATGACCCTCGCCGACCTGAGTCGCCAGGACGGCGTCACCCCGCCCTCGATGACGAAGACGATCGCGGTGCTGGTCGAGCGTGGCCTGGTGTCCAAGGGCGGTCACGACGACGACCGGCGCAAGGTCGTCCTCTGTGCCACCCCGGCCGGAGCCGCGTTCGTCGAGGAGACCCGGCGCCGCCGTGACGGCTGGCTCACCCCGCGGCTCGCCGCACTCACCCCCGTCGAGCGCGCCACCCTCGCCGACGCCACCGAGATCATGAGGAGGCTGGCCCAGCAGTGA
- a CDS encoding GNAT family N-acetyltransferase — MDEVTVAVLDLASVETVERREPAGRQYVRPAFAAQTRGEQTVLVAWIDGVPVGSGEVTADARPELRNLRVDADRRGQGVGTRLIAAAEALAADRGVLRIGVALDNPDARRLYQRQGYAPTGEIEEYEYTYVDDDDQRVTVREASEYLEKDLPARA, encoded by the coding sequence GTGGACGAGGTGACCGTCGCGGTCCTCGACCTGGCATCGGTCGAGACAGTCGAGCGGCGCGAGCCCGCGGGGAGGCAGTACGTGCGCCCTGCGTTCGCGGCCCAGACGCGCGGCGAGCAGACCGTCCTGGTCGCGTGGATCGACGGGGTGCCGGTCGGCTCGGGCGAGGTGACCGCTGATGCCCGGCCCGAGCTCCGGAACCTCCGCGTCGACGCGGACCGGAGAGGTCAGGGCGTCGGGACCCGCCTCATCGCGGCGGCCGAGGCGCTGGCCGCCGACCGGGGCGTGCTGCGGATCGGAGTCGCGCTCGACAACCCCGACGCACGGCGGCTCTACCAACGGCAGGGGTACGCCCCCACGGGCGAGATCGAGGAGTACGAGTACACGTACGTCGACGACGACGACCAGCGGGTGACGGTCCGCGAGGCGTCCGAGTACCTCGAGAAGGACCTGCCCGCGCGGGCGTAG
- a CDS encoding biotin/lipoate A/B protein ligase family protein, producing the protein MHGEYKVPGGKLVVVDLDVVDGDIQEFRLAGDFFLEPDDALPLIDTAVNGLPATTDAAGIAAAVRAALPADAVLLGFTPESVGVAVRRALSRASSWQDYDWQIIHEGPISPNEHLALDQVLTEEVGAGRRGPTLRIWEWDQPAVVIGSFQSLKNEVDPAGAEKFGVQVVRRISGGGAMFMDAGAIISYSLYVPADLVQGMTFADSYAYLDEWVIEALKSLGIDAYYQPLNDITSAKGKIGGAAQKRLGTGSLLHHATMSYDMDGEKMVQVLRIGREKMSDKGTTSAAKRVDPLRSQTGLSRAEIIDRLIGTFTKLYGATPGAVTDAEREKAQELVRTKFATKEWLERVP; encoded by the coding sequence GTGCACGGTGAGTACAAGGTCCCAGGCGGAAAACTGGTCGTCGTCGACCTCGACGTGGTCGACGGTGACATCCAGGAGTTCCGGCTCGCCGGCGACTTCTTCCTCGAACCCGACGACGCGCTGCCGCTCATCGACACGGCCGTCAACGGGCTGCCGGCGACGACCGACGCGGCCGGCATCGCCGCGGCCGTCCGTGCAGCGCTCCCGGCCGACGCCGTGCTGCTCGGCTTCACGCCCGAGTCCGTCGGGGTCGCCGTCCGCCGCGCGCTGTCCCGAGCGTCGTCATGGCAGGACTACGACTGGCAGATCATCCACGAGGGCCCGATCAGCCCGAACGAGCACCTCGCACTCGACCAGGTGCTGACCGAAGAAGTCGGCGCCGGACGTCGCGGTCCGACCCTGCGCATCTGGGAGTGGGACCAGCCCGCGGTCGTCATCGGGTCGTTCCAGTCGCTGAAGAACGAGGTCGACCCGGCCGGTGCCGAGAAGTTCGGTGTGCAGGTGGTGCGGCGGATCTCCGGTGGCGGCGCGATGTTCATGGACGCCGGCGCGATCATCTCCTACTCGCTCTACGTCCCTGCCGACCTGGTGCAGGGCATGACGTTCGCGGACTCCTACGCCTACCTGGACGAGTGGGTGATCGAGGCGCTGAAGTCCCTCGGCATCGACGCGTACTACCAGCCGCTCAACGACATCACCTCGGCCAAGGGCAAGATCGGCGGCGCTGCGCAGAAGCGCCTCGGCACCGGATCCCTGCTCCACCACGCCACCATGAGCTACGACATGGACGGCGAGAAGATGGTGCAGGTCCTGCGGATCGGGCGCGAGAAGATGAGCGACAAGGGGACCACGTCGGCCGCGAAGCGCGTGGACCCACTGCGCTCGCAGACCGGGCTGTCCCGCGCCGAGATCATCGACCGGCTGATCGGCACGTTCACGAAGCTGTACGGGGCGACTCCCGGCGCGGTGACCGATGCCGAGCGCGAGAAGGCGCAGGAGCTGGTGCGGACGAAGTTCGCGACGAAGGAGTGGCTCGAGCGGGTGCCGTGA
- a CDS encoding MFS transporter: MTAMFRSLAGRNYRIWFAGALVSNVGTWMQRTAQDWIVLTQLSDNDAVAVGITMALQFGPQLLLLPLTGLAADRFDRRKMLMLTQALMGLLGLGLGVMVLTHTATLLALYGFALALGIVAAFDTPIRQAFVSDVVQGENVANAVALNSASFNAARLIGPAVAGVLIAAIGSGWVFVINAGSFLAVLIALRFVDPAQLAERVHAGRGKGQIVAGFRYVRTRPDIIVVLCMIFVVGTFGVNFPIFTSTMARVEFHQGAGEFGLLNSVMAIGSVFGALMSARRDKPRMRTLVLAAGGFGLACTAAALAPTYWTFAFVLVFVGLAALTFMTTANALVQTTTKPAMRGRVMALYMAIFAGGTPIGAPIVGAIADALGPRWAIAVGAASGFVALAIAIVWLVRFQRLRLRYDADTRLHLAVTHAMPVVGTRASRAALRQELEREEAVADRSSAV, encoded by the coding sequence GTGACCGCCATGTTCCGCTCCCTCGCCGGACGCAACTACCGCATCTGGTTCGCCGGTGCCCTGGTGTCGAACGTCGGTACCTGGATGCAGCGCACCGCCCAGGACTGGATCGTCCTGACCCAGCTCTCCGACAACGACGCCGTCGCGGTGGGGATCACGATGGCGCTGCAGTTCGGCCCGCAGCTGCTGCTCCTCCCGCTCACCGGACTCGCCGCCGACCGCTTCGACCGCCGCAAGATGCTCATGCTCACCCAGGCGCTGATGGGCCTGCTCGGGCTGGGCCTCGGCGTCATGGTCCTCACGCACACCGCCACGCTGCTCGCGCTCTACGGCTTCGCGCTCGCGCTCGGCATCGTCGCCGCGTTCGACACCCCGATCCGGCAGGCGTTCGTGTCCGACGTCGTGCAGGGCGAGAACGTCGCGAACGCCGTCGCGCTGAACTCGGCCTCGTTCAACGCTGCGCGCCTGATCGGCCCCGCGGTCGCCGGCGTGCTCATCGCCGCCATCGGGTCGGGGTGGGTGTTCGTCATCAACGCCGGCTCGTTCCTGGCGGTCCTCATCGCCCTGCGGTTCGTCGACCCCGCGCAGCTCGCCGAGCGGGTGCACGCCGGCCGCGGCAAGGGGCAGATCGTCGCCGGTTTCCGGTACGTGCGGACCCGGCCGGACATCATCGTCGTGCTCTGCATGATCTTCGTCGTGGGCACGTTCGGCGTGAACTTCCCGATCTTCACCTCGACCATGGCGCGCGTCGAGTTCCACCAGGGCGCCGGCGAGTTCGGCCTGCTCAACTCGGTGATGGCGATCGGCTCGGTGTTCGGCGCCCTGATGTCCGCCCGCCGGGACAAGCCGCGGATGCGCACGCTGGTGCTCGCCGCCGGGGGCTTCGGCCTGGCGTGCACGGCTGCCGCCCTCGCACCCACGTACTGGACGTTCGCGTTCGTCCTGGTGTTCGTCGGACTCGCGGCCCTGACCTTCATGACCACCGCGAACGCCCTGGTCCAGACCACCACGAAGCCCGCGATGCGCGGCCGCGTGATGGCGCTCTACATGGCGATCTTCGCCGGCGGCACCCCCATCGGCGCCCCGATCGTCGGTGCCATCGCGGACGCGTTGGGTCCCCGCTGGGCCATCGCGGTCGGAGCGGCCTCGGGCTTCGTCGCGCTCGCCATCGCGATCGTCTGGCTCGTCCGTTTCCAGCGCCTGCGACTCCGGTACGACGCGGACACCCGCCTGCACCTCGCGGTCACGCACGCGATGCCGGTGGTCGGGACGCGCGCATCGCGGGCCGCGCTCCGCCAGGAGCTCGAGCGTGAAGAGGCGGTCGCCGACCGCTCCAGCGCCGTCTGA
- a CDS encoding glucose 1-dehydrogenase, translated as MSEFEGKVAIVTGGGSGIGESVAKELAAAGATVVVTDINLDAAQRVASEITEAGGTASAFEANSAVAADNERMVQYAVDTHGALHLAVNNAGIGAAPQKIGEYDIAAWDRVRAVDLDGVFYGLRYELPAMVAAGGGSIVNMASVLGTVGIAQNAAYVASKHALAGLTKVAALEYSAQGVRTNAVGPGFIDTPLLRNAMTPEAISALEEEHATKRLGTDKEVAALVLFLLSDKASFITGSYHLVDGGYSAH; from the coding sequence ATGTCCGAGTTCGAGGGCAAGGTCGCCATCGTCACCGGTGGTGGCAGCGGCATCGGCGAGTCCGTCGCGAAGGAGCTCGCCGCGGCGGGTGCCACGGTCGTCGTCACCGACATCAACCTCGACGCTGCCCAGCGGGTCGCGTCCGAGATCACGGAGGCCGGTGGCACCGCCAGCGCGTTCGAGGCCAACTCCGCCGTCGCCGCCGACAACGAGCGCATGGTCCAGTACGCCGTCGACACCCACGGCGCGCTGCACCTCGCCGTGAACAACGCCGGCATCGGCGCCGCCCCGCAGAAGATCGGCGAGTACGACATCGCCGCCTGGGACCGCGTCCGTGCGGTCGACCTCGACGGTGTCTTCTACGGCCTCCGCTACGAGCTGCCCGCGATGGTCGCCGCCGGCGGTGGCTCGATCGTGAACATGGCGTCGGTGCTCGGCACGGTCGGCATCGCGCAGAACGCCGCGTACGTCGCGTCGAAGCACGCCCTGGCCGGCCTGACCAAGGTCGCCGCGCTCGAGTACTCGGCGCAGGGCGTCCGCACCAACGCCGTGGGGCCGGGCTTCATCGACACTCCGCTGCTCCGCAACGCCATGACGCCCGAGGCCATCTCGGCGCTGGAAGAGGAGCACGCCACGAAGCGTCTCGGCACCGACAAGGAGGTCGCCGCGCTCGTGCTGTTCCTGCTGAGCGACAAGGCCTCGTTCATCACGGGCAGCTACCACCTGGTCGACGGCGGCTACTCCGCGCACTGA
- a CDS encoding inorganic phosphate transporter, giving the protein MDVLVIVVLVIVVALVFDFTNGFHDTANAMATSVATGALKPRTAVLISAVLNVVGAFLSTEVAKTVSQGIIREGQDGVHISPTMIFAGLVGAVLWNLATWYLGLPSSSTHALFGGLIGASIIGAGLNSVDWATVVSKVVLPALLSPVIAGVIALVATYLAYVLTKNATTHGAATGFRHGQTVSASLVSLAHGTNDAQKTMGVITLTLIAANYQDSGTGPALWVILACGLAIGLGTYTGGWRIMQTVGKKISDVQSPQGFAAETSSAATILISSHLGFALSTTHVTSGSVIGSGLGKKLADVHWSVVGRIAVAWVITLPAAAVVGGLATWLASTSAVGLVLVAVLALAGGLTFYFLAKRKPISHDDVAAGSTEPTDQAEPQPAGAQN; this is encoded by the coding sequence ATGGACGTCCTCGTCATCGTCGTGCTCGTGATCGTGGTGGCCCTCGTGTTCGACTTCACGAACGGGTTCCACGACACCGCCAACGCCATGGCCACGTCGGTCGCCACCGGGGCGCTCAAGCCCCGGACCGCCGTGCTCATCTCCGCCGTCCTCAACGTGGTCGGCGCGTTCCTCTCCACCGAGGTCGCCAAGACCGTCTCGCAGGGCATCATCCGCGAGGGCCAGGACGGCGTCCACATCTCCCCCACGATGATCTTCGCCGGGCTGGTCGGTGCGGTCCTCTGGAACCTCGCCACGTGGTACCTCGGGCTGCCCTCGTCGTCGACGCACGCGCTGTTCGGCGGGCTGATCGGCGCATCGATCATCGGCGCCGGACTGAATTCGGTCGACTGGGCGACGGTGGTGTCGAAGGTCGTGCTGCCGGCGCTGCTCTCACCGGTCATCGCCGGGGTCATCGCCCTGGTGGCCACCTACCTGGCGTACGTGCTCACGAAGAACGCCACGACGCACGGTGCGGCGACGGGCTTCCGGCACGGCCAGACCGTCTCGGCGTCGCTGGTGTCGCTCGCGCACGGCACCAACGACGCGCAGAAGACGATGGGTGTCATCACGCTCACGCTCATCGCCGCGAACTACCAGGACAGCGGCACGGGCCCGGCGCTCTGGGTGATCCTGGCCTGTGGACTCGCGATCGGCCTCGGTACCTACACGGGCGGCTGGCGGATCATGCAGACGGTCGGGAAGAAGATCTCCGACGTGCAGTCGCCGCAGGGCTTCGCGGCCGAGACGAGTTCCGCCGCGACGATCCTCATCTCCTCGCACCTCGGCTTCGCCCTGTCGACGACGCACGTCACCAGCGGTTCAGTGATCGGGTCCGGGCTCGGCAAGAAGCTCGCCGACGTGCACTGGTCGGTCGTCGGCCGCATCGCCGTCGCGTGGGTGATCACGCTGCCGGCGGCCGCGGTGGTCGGCGGGTTGGCGACGTGGCTCGCCTCGACCTCGGCGGTCGGCCTCGTGCTGGTGGCGGTGCTCGCCCTGGCCGGTGGCTTGACGTTCTACTTCCTCGCGAAGCGCAAGCCGATCTCGCACGACGACGTCGCCGCCGGATCGACCGAACCCACCGACCAGGCCGAGCCGCAGCCGGCCGGCGCGCAGAACTGA